From Piscinibacter gummiphilus:
CCAAGTACTCGATCAACCACGCCAAAGAGAAGCACTGAGAAAAGAACCCTCTGACCGCATGGGCCAGAGGGTTGGCAAAGGGCAAGGGCCCTACTGAGGAGACAGAAGGCAGGCGATGAGCACCTGCAGTCTCTCAGTCTGCAAGCGCCATGCCTGCTTTGCGCGTCATGCCGCTTCGGCGAGATCCACGCACACCACGCCCGGGTAGCGGTTCCAGCGGAACGTGATCACATAGGGATGCTGCCGCGTGCGCGTGCCGCCAGATGGTTTGCCGTGCACCACCTTGGGCACTGAAATCTCCAGATCCTTGCCCAACGTGCGTCGGGCATTGCCGGCCAGGGTGTTGGCGATCTCGCCCACCGCATCCAGCAGGCTGCTCTGCGACAGGTCGGTTTCCTTCTGGATCAGCAGCAACTCTTTCAGTGCCGCCGCCGGCAGCGACACCACCACCTGCCCGCGGTAGCGCCCCGAGAAGCTCACGATGCCGTTGAAGTCGTGCCCAGGCATCGCATCGACGCCCAGGTAGGCCGAGGTGATCTCGGGCTCGATGCGGCTCGTGACATCGAAATAGCGCCGCACCGAGTCGACGAAGAGCCGCAGGTCGGATTCTTTCAACGCGCTCATAGGTGATGCTCGAAAAGCCCCTTGAGGGCGAGTTGCAGGCCGTCGTCGGTGAAGGGCTTGGGCAGGAAGCCGTGTGCGCCCAGCCGCAGCGCGCGGATGGCGGTCGACTTGTCGTCGAGCGCGCTGATCACGAGGATGCGCGTGCGCGGGTGCATGGCGAGCAGCACCGGAATGCACTCCAGCCCGTCCATCTCGGGCATGGTGAGGTCCATCGTCACGACGTCGGGCGCGGCGGTGCGGGCCGCGCGCAGCGCTTCTTCGCCGTTGCGCGCCAGACCCAGCAGCGTCACCTCGCCAAGCGTGCCGCTCTGCACGACACGCGCGATGCGCGAGCGCACCATGTTCGAGTCATCGACCACCAGCAGCTTCATGCTGCTCACGTCGCCAGCCTCACACGGAAGGTCGTGCCTTCCTGGGCCCGACTCGACACGAGCAGCCGCGCTCCGAGGCGACGCACCTCATGGGCCACGATGTCCAGCCCCACACCGCGACCCGCATGTTCGCCGGTGACTTCGGCCGTGCTGAAGCCCGGCTTGAACACCTGCGCCACGATCTGAGACACGCTCATCTCGGCAAGCTGCGCCTCGTTGAACCAGCCGAGCGAGAGCAGGCGCTGCCGCACGCGCTCGGGGTTGAGGCCGCCGCCATCGTCGCGCACCAAGAGGTGCACCTGGTCGGTCTCGTCGCGGGCCACTTCGACGTCGATGCGAGCCCGCACCGGCTTGCCGCGTGCCTCGCGGGTGGCGGCGTCTTCCACGCCGTGCACGACGGCGTTGCGCACCAGCTGCACCGCGATCTGCGTCAGGGCATCGCGCACGCGGGTCGGCAGATCGGTGATGGCGTCGAGCTTCGCGTGCAGTCGCGCGGGCTTGTCGGTGTCTTCACCGATGCGCTCGACGAGCGCGCTGAGCTGGGCGCCGAGGCCGTCGACACCCGGTTGTGGCGCCACCTGCGGCAGGCGGTGCCGATCGCGCAGCACCGAGCGCTTGAGCGCCTGAAGGCGGGTCAGCAGCTCTTCGAGCGGCAGAGGCAGCGCGAGCAGTGCTTCGCCGCTCATCGAGGCCGCTTCGCGCAGCGGCTGCAGATGAGATTCGAATTCGTGCGCGGTGCTCGCCAAGAGCTCCAGCGAGAGCATCGCGGCTTCGCCCTTCACGGCGTGGACGTGGCGGTAGATGCGGTCGACGGTGCGGCGCAACTGCTTGGCATCGGAGCCGGCATCCACCTGGCGCAGCAGGTCGTTGACCTCGAGCAGGCTCCCCTCGGTGCGCTCGACGAAGGCGGCGAGTGCGGCCGGGTCGGCCTCGAAGGCCTGCACCAGCAGGTCGAACTCGCGCTGGGCGCGCTTCTGTTCGCCCTCGAGCTTGCGTTCGAGTTCGATGCGCGGCGTCACGTCTTGCACGGTCACGAGCAGGTGCTTGACGCTCTTGTCCTCCACCACCCGGCTGAACTGCATCGACAGGAAGCGCTGCCGTTTCTGGCCAAGGGTGTCGGTCTGCGTCAGCTCCACTTCGGTGAGCGGGTTGATGCTCTGCACCAGGTCTTCCTTCACGTGCGGCGTGAAGAGCAGCTCGATGTAGCCGCGGGCGTCTTCCAGCGTCTTGGCCGACACGAGCGGTGAGAGCAGCAGGATGAAGTTGTCGCCGGCCTGGGCCGGTCGACCGAACATGCCGCTCACCGAGTTCGAGATCTGCGTGCCGAGCGTCATCTCGGGTGTCAGCAGGAACAGGCCCTCGCGCACGACGGAAAGGATCTCCTGCGTCTCGCCGCTGGCCTGCTCGACGGCCGCGTCGGACTGGCGCAGGCGTCGGATGAACTTGAAGAGGATGAACAGGAAGTTGAGCAGCGCGAGCACGATGCCGCCTGTCTGCACCATGCGCAGCACCGAGGCGCGCTGCGAGGCGGCGCTTTCCAGGTCGGTGGTGAGCTCGTTCATCATGCCGAGCAGCGCGAGGTTGTTGGCACGGGCGTAGTCGGCGGCGGCCTTCACGTAGGCCGCGTGCGACGCGCTGCCCGACTCGCGCAGCAGGTCCATCTGGCGGCGCCACGGCTCCCAGAGGGCGAGCGCGCGGTTCAAGATGTCGGCGCTTTTCGGCCCCGAGGCTGCGGGCAGGAACACCTGACGGCCGTCGCCGCCGGTCACCTGTGCACCGTTGCGAAAGCCCTGCAGGGTGTTGTCGAAAAGGCGGCTCGCGTTGTGCAGCTCGTCGAGCAGGCTTTGCGGGATCGGCCCGCTGGCCGACGCCAGCTCGCTCGCATACAGCGCCTTCGACATGCGCTGCGACAGCATGCGCTGCCGGCCGGCGAGGTTGATGGAGACGGCATCTTCGGCGATCTGGAACGACACGTAGAAGTTCAAGACCAGCACGGCCAGGTCGAAGAGCAGGAAGAACGCGACCGCGATGATGATCTCGCGGTACTTGCCCAGGTTGAGCTGCACCTTGCGGCCGGCGCGCCGCAGCAGCGGTGGGGCGGATGGAAGGGCAGGGGAGATCGCAAGACCGGGCGCGCCGGGTGATGACATGGGTCCTCCTCAATCACGCGTCATGCGTGTGACTGTTATTCGCAAGCAAGCCGCAGGCCTTCCCGCCCGCGGCGCTTGCCCCAACGACTCGCGGCTCAGGCGGCCGCTTTTTCCACGTGACCGTGGCGTGTGTACAGGAAGTCGAGAACTTCCTTGCGGTAGTGGACGTAGCGCGTGTCTTCAGCGAGGTCCACGCGGTTGCGCGGGCGCGGCAGGTCGATCGCCAGGATCTCGCCGATGGTTGCGGCCGGGCCGTTGGTCATCATCACGATGCGGTCGGAGAGCAGCACAGCCTCGTCCACATCGTGCGTCACCATCACCACAGTGCTCTTGGTGCGGGCCACGATCTTCAGCAGCTCGTCCTGCAGGTGAGCGCGGGTGAGGGCGTCGAGCGCACCGAAGGGCTCGTCCATCAGCAGCACCTTGGGCTCCATGGCGAGCGCACGGGCGATGCCCACGCGCTGCTTCATGCCGCCCGAGATTTCATGCGGGCGCTTGCTGGCCGCATGGCCCATGTTGACAAGCTCGAGCGCTGCATTGGTGCGCTGCTTCAGTTGGGCTTTGCTCTCCTTGCCGCCGAAGACACGCTCTACCGCGAGGTGCACGTTTTCGAAGCAGGTGAGCCAGGGCAGCAGCGAGTGGTTCTGGAACACCACCGCACGCTCGGGGCCGGGGGATGCGATCTCGCGGTTGTCGCACAGCAGCGCGCCGCTCGTGGGCAGCGTGAGGCCGGCGATCAAATTGAGCAGCGTCGACTTGCCGCAGCCCGAGTGGCCAATCAGCGTGACGAATTCGCCCTGGGCCACGTCGAGGTTGATGTCGCGCAGCGCATGGAAGCGGCCCTTCTTGGTGTTGAACACCATCTCGGCCTGTTGCACTTGAATGAAGTTCTTCATGGTGTGAGCCTCCGGTCGATCAGGTTTCGGCGTAGGTGAACTTCTTGGCGACGGTGACGAGCAGCCACTCGAGCAGCAGGCCCACGATGCCGATCACGAAGATGGCGATGAGGATGTGCGTGACGTTGAGGTTGTTCCACTCGTCCCACACCCAGAAGCCGATGCCCACGCCGCCGGTCAGCATCTCGGCCGCGACGATCACGAGCCAGGCGGTGCCCACCGAGAGGCGCACGCCGGTGAGCATGTAGGGCAGCACGGCGGGGAAGAGGATCTGCGTGATCACCTTCCACTCGGAGAGGTTCAACACGCGCGCCACGTTGAGGTAGTCGCTCGGCACACGCTGCACACCCACCGCGGTGTTGATGATCATCGGCCAGATGGAGCAGATGAAGATCGTCCAGATCGCGGCCGGGTTCGCAGCCTTGAAGACCAGAAGGCCGATGGGCAGCCAGGCGAGCGGCGACACCGGGCGCAGCAGGCTGATGAGCGGCGACACCATGTTCGACAGGAAGGCGAAGCGCCCGATCATGAAGCCCATCGGGATGCCAACGAGTGCTGCGAGGCCGAAGCCCACCGCTACCCGCTGCAGCGAGAAGAGGATGTTCCAGCCGATGCCCTGGTCGTTGGGCCCCTTGCTGTAGAACGGGTCCGAGAAGACCTTGATGGCTTCGTCGAAGGTCGCGCCGGGCGTCGGGAAGTTGCCGCCCTTCATCGTCAGCAGGTGCCAGATGCCCACCAGCAATGCGATGCCGATGATGGGTGGCAGCACCTTGAGCCAGAGGGCCGACCAGTCGAACGGCATGGTGGCCGGCTTCGGTGACGGAGCGGCCACGGCCGCGGCCGGCTTGGTGGCATTGGCGGCTGCGCGGGCCGCACGCTCTTGCTTGGAGGCGTCGAGCGGAGAGTGGAAGACTGCACTGACCATGGCTTACTCCTGCTGTGATCGGGTGGGAAATCAGGCCTTGATGGCAAAACCGTCGGCGTACTTCTTCGGGTCCTTGCCGTCCCAGACCACGCCATCGATCAGCTTGCTCGTGCGCATCACGTCCTTGGGCACGCTGATCTTCATCGCCGAAGCCACCGACTTGTAGAGATCGATCTGGTTGATCTGCTTGGCGACGTTGAGGTAGTCGGGGTGTTCCTTGATCAGGCCCCAGCGCTTGTGTTGCGTGAGGAACCACATGCCATCGCTGAGGTACGGGAAGTTCACCGCACCGTCGTTGAAGAATTTCATGTGGTTGGGGTCGTCCCAGGTCTTGCCCAGGCCGTTCTGGTAGCGACCGAGGATGCGTTGGTTGATCGCGTCGACGCCGGTGTTGACGTAGCTCTTGTCGGCCACCGTCTCGGCCATCTTCATCTTGTTCTGCAGGCCGGCGTCGATCCAGCGGCCGGCTTCCAGGATCGCCATCATCACGGCGCGTGTGGTGTTGGGGTACTTCTTGACGAAGTCACCCGTGGTGCCGAGCACCTTCTCGGGGTGGTCCTTCCAGATATCTTGCGTGGTGACGGCGGTGATGCCGATGCCGTCCATGATGGCGCGGTGGCCCCAGGGCTCTCCCACGCAGAAGCCGTCCATGTTGCCCACGCGCATGTTGGCCACCATCTGCGGGGGCGGCACGGTGATGGCCTTGGCGTCCTTGAAGGGGTTGATGCCGGCGCTGGCGAGCCAGTAGTAGATCCACATCGCGTGGGTGCCGGTCGGGAAGGTCTGCGCGAAGGTGTATTCGCGCTTCTCGGCCGCCATCACCTTCGCGAGGCTCGGGCCGTCGACGGCGCCCTTGTCGGCGAGTTTTTTCGACAGCGTGATCGCCTGGCCGTTGTTGTTGAGGGTCATCAGCACGGCCATGTCTTTCTTGGGGCCGGCAATGCCGAGGTGCACGCCGTAGATCAGGCCGTAGAGCACGTGCGCCATGTCGAGCTCGCCGTTGACGAGCTTGTCGCGCACACCGGCCCACGAGGCTTCCTTCGTCGGGATGATCTTCACGCCGTACTTCTTGTCGAAGCCCAGCACTGAGGCCATCACGACGGAGGCGCAGTCGGTCAGCGGGATGAAGCCGATGCGGACTTCTTCTTTCTCGGGCTTGTCGGATCCTGCGGCGTAGACGGCGGTGTTGAGGCCGGGGACGAGGCCGGCGGCGCTTGTGGCAGCGGCGGCTTTGATGACGGTTCGGCGGCTCATGTGTGCCTTTCGATCAATGGTCATGGCGTGGTCTCGGTACGTGGATGAATGACGAAAGCGAAAAACAAAAAGGCGTCCGCACTTGCTGGGGGTTAGCCCAACGCGTGGGGACGCCGTCGTCCTGTCAGCAAGGCACCGTCATTGGTGCGTTGTCGATGTCTTCAGAAGATCGCCGTTGACCTTCTGCCCTTCAATTCGCAAGGCCCGTGCCAGGGCCGTTCATGAGGTTTGTGGTGTTGCATTGCACCAAGGCGGTGTGCAAATGCCGGCGCCGCACCTCAGCCGAGCAGGTCGCTCACATCAATGAGGCGCTGCGCCACATCAGCCAGCTTCAGGCGCTTCTCCATTGCGGTGCGTCGCAACCTCGCATACGCCTCTTCTTCGCTCAGGCCGTGGTGGCGGATGAGCAGTGCCTTGGCGCGGTCGATCAGTTTGCGGTCCGACAACTCGGTGCGTGCGTCGGCCAGCTCGCGGCGAAGCCCTTCTTCGTGCTGGAAGCGCGCCATGGCCACGTCGAGCACGGGCTTCACGCGTTCGGGCGCGAGGCCTGCCACCACATAGGCGGTCACGCCGGCCGCGATGGCCGCGCCCACGTGGGTCGTGTCGTCGTCGTTGGTGAAGAGCACGATGGGGCGGCGCTCCTCGCGCGTCGCCATCACCACGTGCTCCAGCGTATCGCGCGCCTGGCTCTCGGCGTCGACGATGATCATGTCGGGCGCGATCTGAGCGAGGCGGTCGGGCAGGAACACGTCGGCCGGCAGCACGGCCACGATGTTGTAGCCGTGCTCCAGCAGGCCGATGCGCAGCGCGCGCGAACGTTCCGCCTCGGTGCCGGCGTCAGGGTCGGACGCATCGGGCGCGAGGTCTGGCGCCACGATGACGATGCGCAAGGTGGTCGACGGAATGGCAGGGCGCAGGGGCGCTTTCATGGTGCATGAGTGAGCAACATCCACGCCAGAAAGCAAAAAGCCCGCGGGAGGCGGGCTTCGTGAAGGAGTTGGCAGAACTCAGCGGTTGTCGGCCGAGGCGTTGAGCGCCTTGCGGATCCAGCCGCCCAGCGGGCGCAACGAGCCGAAGACGGAGTCGTTGGCGAAGAGTTCGCGGTCGATGAGCAGGTCGCGGGCCTCGAGCATGTCGAGGAACTCGCGCACCTCCTGGCGCTTGAGGCCACTGGCCGACACGAGCTGGGCGTGCGTCATGTAGCGGTGCGACAGGTCGGTCAGCATGCGCCGGTAGGCCATGCGGTGATACGGCGCGGGCAACTCGGCCCAGGCCAGGAGACGGTATTCCTTCATGTGGATCCCCCAACGACTCTCATATTTGTGCCCCGGCGCACGCAGGTTTCGGGCCGGGACGCGCAGGGTAGAGCGCCAATGCGGTGCACGGGAAGCGGGTCGTGGGCCCATCCTGCGGTATTCGCGGGAAAACACCGATGCGAAGCTGTAGGGATCCACAGGCATTCAAGGGCGAAGTGTTGCGCTCGGTACACTCTTCCGAATGAACGTACTGGGAGTCGAGTCGTCGTGCGACGAAACAGGTGTGGCCTTGGTCGATGCCGATACGAGCGGCGTGCCGAAGCTCCTGGCCCAGGCCCTGCACAGCCAGATCGACATGCACCAGGCCTATGGCGGCGTGGTGCCCGAGCTCGCCTCGCGTGACCACATCCGACGTGTGCTGCCGCTGACGGGGCATGTGCTGTCCGAGTCGGGCCGCAGCCTCGAAGACATCGACGTGGTGGCGTACACCCGTGGCCCTGGGTTGGCCGGCGCGCTGCTGGTGGGCGCGGGTGTGGCTTGTGCGCTGGCGGCAGCGCTCGGCAAGCCGGTGGTGGGCGTGCATCACCTGGAGGGGCATCTGCTGTCGCCGTTCCTGGCGGCCGATCCGCCGGAGTTTCCGTTCGTGGCCTTGCTGGTGTCGGGTGGGCACACGCAGCTGATGCGCGTCGATGACGTCGGCAGCTACGAGTTGCTGGGCGAGACCATCGACGACGCGGCGGGCGAGGCCTTCGACAAGTCGGCCAAGATGCTCGGCCTCGGGTACCCGGGGGGGCCGGCGCTCGCACGGCTGGCCGAGTTCGGCAGCGGCGACGCCTTCGAACTGCCGCGCCCGCTGCTGCACAGCGGCAACCTCGATTTCTCGTTCGCCGGGCTGAAGACGGCGGTGCGCACCCAGGTGCTCAAGTTCGGCACCAACGTCTGCGAGCAGGACAAGGCACATCTGGCGGCCTCGACCCAGCAGGCGATCGTCGACGTGCTGGTGAAGAAATCGCTGGCGGCGCTCAAGCAGACGGGGCTCAAGCGCCTGGTGGTCGCGGGCGGGGTGGGGGCCAACGCGCGCTTGCGCGAGCAACTCAACGCCGCCTGCGCGAAGCGGGGCGTGAAGGTGCACTACCCGGAACTCGCGCTGTGCACCGACAACGGCGCCATGATCGCGCTCGCGGCGGCGATGCGGCTCCAGCGGGGCTTGGCGCAGCCGCGGCAGGAGTACGGGTTCGATGTGCAGCCGCGCTGGGATCTGTCGACCGTATGAGAAAGGCGATTGCGGGCCTGCCGGCCTCCAGGATCCGCGAAGTGGCCAACGCTGGCCTCGGCCGCAGCGACGTGCTGGCCTTCTGGTTCGGCGAGAGCGACGAGGTCACGCCCAGCCTGGCGCGCGACGCGGCCATCGCGTCCTTGCAGGCGGGTGAGACCTTCTATTCGCACAACCTCGGCCTTCCGGCGCTGCGCGAGGCGCTGAGCGCCTATACGAGCGAGCTGCACCGGCCGGTGGAAGTGGAGCGGATCGCGGTCACCTCGTCCGGCGTGAGCGCGCTGATGATCGCAGGCCAGCTGATCCTGGAGCCGGGCGACGACGTCGTGGCCGTGGTCCCGGTGTGGCCCAACGTGACGGCGCAGCCGGTGATCCTCGGCGCACGGGTGACGCGCATGTCGCTCGCCCCGCGCGACGGCGCCTGGGTGCTCGATCTGCAAGCGCTGCTCGACGCCATCACGCCGCACACGCGGGCCGTGATCCTGAATGCGCCCAACAACCCCACCGGCTGGACGCTCACACACGACGAGCAGCGTGCCATCCTCGACCGATGCCGCCAGACGGGCACCTGGATCCTGGCCGACGAGGTCTATGAGCGCCTCTATTTCGAGCCCGGAAGCCGGACAGCTCCAAGCTTCCTCGACATCGCAGACCCGACCGACCGCTTGATCGTCGCGCACAGCTTCTCGAAGAGCTTCCTCATGACCGGCTGGCGCCTGGGCTGGCTGGTGTTGCCCGAGGGACTGTCGGGCGAGGTGGCCAAGCTGATCGAGTTCAACACCTCCTGCGCCCCGGTGTTCGTGCAAAAGGGCGGCCTCGCGGCCTTGTCGGAGGCGGGTGAGTCGGTGCCCGGGCTCGTCGCCCGGCTTCAGGCCTGCCGCGACACGCTGGTCCCGCGCCTGGCCGCGCTCCCCGGGGTCACCGTTGCCCTGCCGCGAGGCGGGATGTACGCCTTCTTCCGGGTCGACGGGGAAGACGACTCGCTGGCTTTCGCAAAACGGCTGGTGGAACGCCACGGGCTCGGGCTCGCACCCGGTTCGGCCTTCGGCGACGAGGCCGAAGGGTGGCTGCGCTGGTGCTTCGCCGCCCGCGACCCCACGCGGCTCGTGCAGGGCGTGGGCCGGCTGGCCGACGCCCTTCGGCTATAATCGACGGGCTTTGTGCCGCCGGTCTGCCGGTGGCCCATCGCATTAGCACGGCGCGGGAAGGTTTCTCCCGCTACCGCAAGTCGCAACACCGGAAACCGCAGCGTCATCATTTGCAGGCGCCGGCGACCGGATTTTTCTGGAAACTGACATGTCTGTCGCTGATCTGAACAAGGCCGAAATCGTCAAGGCCAACGCCCGCGGTGCCGCCGATACCGGCTCCCCCGAAGTCCAAGTCGCACTGCTGACTGCTCGCATCAACGAGCTGACCCCCCACTTCAAGACCCATCTGAAGGACCACCACGGCCGCCGTGGCCTCCTGAAGATGGTCAACACCCGCAAGAGCCTCTTGGCTTACCTCAAGAACAAGGACGCAGAGCGCTACACCGCTCTGATCCAGAAGCTGGGTCTGCGCAAGTAAACCGAAGCGAAAAGTGAAGAGCCTGTCTGGACCTGCCAGCACAGGCTCTTTGCATTTGGAGACCGACAGCCACTGATGACGATGTGTCATTCCACCGGCGCTTCAACCGAAGCAGAGCCCCGCTGGAATGGCATCGCGCCAGGTTGTTGTGCTCCGGGCAGAAGGCGCCGCCCGTGAAGGCGCTGACAAGCAATAGGAGAGACGCATGAGCATGTTCAACAAAGTCACCAAGACCTTCCAATGGGGCCAGCACACCGTGAAGCTGGAAACGGGCGAGATTGCCCGCCAGGCTTCCGGCGCGGTGCTGGTCGATGTCGAAGACACCGTGGTGCTCGCCACCGTCGTGGGCGCCAAGAACGCCAAGCCCGGTCAAGACTTCTTCCCCCTGACCGTCGACTACCTCGAAAAGACCTATGCCGCTGGCAAGATTCCCGGCAGCTTCTTCAAGCGTGAAGGCCGCCCGAGCGAACTCGAGACGCTGACCTCGCGCCTGATCGACCGCCCGCTGCGCCCGCTGTTCCCGGATGGTTTCTACAACGAAGTGCAGGTCGTGATCCACGTCCTGTCGCTGAACCCCGAAGTCTCGGCCGACATCCCGTCGCTGATCGGTGCGAGCGCTGCGCTGGCCATCTCGGGCATTCCGTTCAACGGTCCCATCGGCGCTGCGCGCGTGGGCTACATCAACGGCCAGTACGTGCTGAACCCCGGCAAGACCCAGCTGCTTGACTCGCAGATGGACCTGGTGGTCGCTGGCACGCAAGCCGCCGTTCTGATGGTGGAAAGCGAAGCGCAGCAGCTGAGCGAAGAAGTGATGCTTGGCGGCGTGGTCTTCGGCCACGAGCAAGGCAACATCGCCATCGCCGCGATCAACGAGCTGGTGCGTGACGCCGGCAAGCCGGCCTGGGACTGGCAGCCGCCCGCGAAGGACGAAACCTTCATGGGAAAGGTGACCGCGCTGGCCGAAGAGAAGCTTCGCGCCGCCTACCAGATCCGCTCCAAGCAGGCCCGCACGCAAGCGACCCGCCAGGCCACCGCCGACGTCTTCGCCGCGCTGGACGCTGAAGGCACCGCCTATGACAAGGTGAAGGTCGAGACCATCCTGTTCGAGATCGAAGCCCGCATCGTTCGCAGCCAGATCCTCTCGGGCGAGCCCCGCATCGACGGCCGCGACACCCGCACCGTGCGCCCCATCGAGATCCGCAACGGCGTGCTGCCGCGCGTGCACGGCTCGGCACTGTTCACACGTGGCGAGACGCAGGCGCTGGTCGCGGCCACCCTCGGCACCGACCGCGACTCGCAGAAGATCGACGCGCTGGCGGGTGAGTTCAGCGAGCACTTCATGCTCCACTACAACATGCCCCCGTTCGCCACCGGCGAAACCGGCCGCGTGGGCTCGCCGAAACGCCGCGAGATCGGCCACGGCCGCCTGGCCAAGCGGGCGCTCGTCGCCGTGCTGCCGGATCGTGTCGAGTTCCCGTACTCGATGCGCGTGGTCTCAGAGATCACCGAGTCGAACGGCTCCTCTTCGATGGCCTCCGTCTGTGGCGGTTGCCTCGCGCTGATGGACGCTGGTGTGCCGCTCAAGGCGCACGTGGCCGGCATCGCCATGGGCCTGATCAAGGACGGCAACCGTTTCGCCGTGCTGACCGACATCCTCGGTGACGAAGATCACCTGGGCGACATGGACTTCAAGGTGGCCGGCACCACCGCCGGCGTGACCGCCCTGCAGATGGACATCAAGATCCAGGGCATCACCAAGGAAATCATGCAGGTGGCTCTGGCCCAGGCCAAGGAAGCCCGCCTGCACATCCTCGGCAAGATGACCGAAGCGATGGGTGAGGCCAAGGCCGAGGTGTCGCAGTTCGCGCCGCGCCTGTACACGATGAAGATCAACCCCGAGAAGATTCGTGACGTGATCGGCAAGGGCGGCGCCACCATCCGCGCGCTGACCGAAGAGACCGGCACCACGATCGACATCGGCGAAGACGGCACCATCACCATCGCCTCGGCCGATGCCGACAAGGCGGCCTACGCCAAGAAGCGCATCGAAGAGATCACCGCCGAGGTGGAAGTGGGCAAGATCTACGAAGGCCCGGTCACCAAGATCCTGGAGTTCGGTGCGCTCGTGAACCTGCTCCCGGGCAAGGACGGCCTGCTGCACATCAGCCAGATCGCGCACCAGCGTGTCGAAAAGGTCACCGACTTCCTGAAGGAAGGCCAGATCGTCAAGGTCAAGGTGCTCGAGACCGACGAGAAGGGCCGCGTCAAGCTGTCGATGAAGGCGCTGATCGAACGCGAGCCGCAGGCTTCCGCCACGCAGGAGTGATGCTGCTGGGCGGTGTGTCTGCCGCCCAGCGAATCGTTGTGCCATGAAAGCCATCGAAATCTCGTCCTACGGCAAGCCGGACGTGCTGCGGCCGGCCGAACGTCCTACGCCCTCTGCGGGCGCGGGTGAGGTGCTGATCCGCGTGAGCGCTTCGGGGGTCAATCGGCCCGATGTGCTCCAGCGCAAGGGGCACTATCCGG
This genomic window contains:
- the pnp gene encoding polyribonucleotide nucleotidyltransferase; amino-acid sequence: MSMFNKVTKTFQWGQHTVKLETGEIARQASGAVLVDVEDTVVLATVVGAKNAKPGQDFFPLTVDYLEKTYAAGKIPGSFFKREGRPSELETLTSRLIDRPLRPLFPDGFYNEVQVVIHVLSLNPEVSADIPSLIGASAALAISGIPFNGPIGAARVGYINGQYVLNPGKTQLLDSQMDLVVAGTQAAVLMVESEAQQLSEEVMLGGVVFGHEQGNIAIAAINELVRDAGKPAWDWQPPAKDETFMGKVTALAEEKLRAAYQIRSKQARTQATRQATADVFAALDAEGTAYDKVKVETILFEIEARIVRSQILSGEPRIDGRDTRTVRPIEIRNGVLPRVHGSALFTRGETQALVAATLGTDRDSQKIDALAGEFSEHFMLHYNMPPFATGETGRVGSPKRREIGHGRLAKRALVAVLPDRVEFPYSMRVVSEITESNGSSSMASVCGGCLALMDAGVPLKAHVAGIAMGLIKDGNRFAVLTDILGDEDHLGDMDFKVAGTTAGVTALQMDIKIQGITKEIMQVALAQAKEARLHILGKMTEAMGEAKAEVSQFAPRLYTMKINPEKIRDVIGKGGATIRALTEETGTTIDIGEDGTITIASADADKAAYAKKRIEEITAEVEVGKIYEGPVTKILEFGALVNLLPGKDGLLHISQIAHQRVEKVTDFLKEGQIVKVKVLETDEKGRVKLSMKALIEREPQASATQE
- a CDS encoding pyridoxal phosphate-dependent aminotransferase, which encodes MRKAIAGLPASRIREVANAGLGRSDVLAFWFGESDEVTPSLARDAAIASLQAGETFYSHNLGLPALREALSAYTSELHRPVEVERIAVTSSGVSALMIAGQLILEPGDDVVAVVPVWPNVTAQPVILGARVTRMSLAPRDGAWVLDLQALLDAITPHTRAVILNAPNNPTGWTLTHDEQRAILDRCRQTGTWILADEVYERLYFEPGSRTAPSFLDIADPTDRLIVAHSFSKSFLMTGWRLGWLVLPEGLSGEVAKLIEFNTSCAPVFVQKGGLAALSEAGESVPGLVARLQACRDTLVPRLAALPGVTVALPRGGMYAFFRVDGEDDSLAFAKRLVERHGLGLAPGSAFGDEAEGWLRWCFAARDPTRLVQGVGRLADALRL
- the rpsO gene encoding 30S ribosomal protein S15; amino-acid sequence: MSVADLNKAEIVKANARGAADTGSPEVQVALLTARINELTPHFKTHLKDHHGRRGLLKMVNTRKSLLAYLKNKDAERYTALIQKLGLRK